A window of [Ruminococcus] lactaris ATCC 29176 genomic DNA:
CAATCGCTTTCGTATCTATCATTATACGCCCCTTTCCTCTGGGTTCCAGATTACCTTGTGCATCTGAATCTGAAGACGCACGTCATTCATCCTTTTACTGGTCATGAAATTCACGATTTCCACTGGCTCAATTGAACCAAATACTGGACTTATGAATACCTGGCACCTTTCTGTCAGATGAAATTTTCCAATTATTTTCTCTGCACATTCCAAATCCTTGACACTGCCCGAAACAAACTTGACTGTGTCCTGCTTTCTTAGAACTTCCATATTGGAGAGAATCATTTTCTCCTCACAGCCGCTGGATGGCAGCTTGTAATCCATAGTAAGGCTAAGTTTTTCTTTTGAAAATGCATTGGCAAGGGGAGCAATATCAACAGCCCCATTAGTTTCTATCTCTACTCTGATGTCCGATTTATTCAATAACTTTTCTACTAAACTTCTAATATCCTTCTGTAATAAAGGCTCTCCCCCTGTCAGCGTCACATTTTTAATACCTGTCTCACTGACATATTCGCAAATATCATCCGGCGAAAGCTCCTCATAATCACAAGCTGGCTCATTGGCCCACTTTGTGTCACAGTAGGAGCAGTTTAAGTTACAGCCCTTGAATCTGATAAACACCGCCAATTCTCCGGCTCTTCTTCCCTCTCCA
This region includes:
- the queE gene encoding putative 7-carboxy-7-deazaguanine synthase QueE, with product MKVVEKFISINGEGRRAGELAVFIRFKGCNLNCSYCDTKWANEPACDYEELSPDDICEYVSETGIKNVTLTGGEPLLQKDIRSLVEKLLNKSDIRVEIETNGAVDIAPLANAFSKEKLSLTMDYKLPSSGCEEKMILSNMEVLRKQDTVKFVSGSVKDLECAEKIIGKFHLTERCQVFISPVFGSIEPVEIVNFMTSKRMNDVRLQIQMHKVIWNPEERGV